The region GTCGGCCCAGGTGGCCAACGAGCCGGCCGGGCCCGGCTTCGACGTGGTTGCGGCGTCGGTGCGGTTGCTCGTCGCGACCTTGCTGGTGTCGACGCTCACTGCTTCTCACGCTCCCAGTAGCTAGCCCCGATGGGCTCGGTGAAGTCGCTCTGAGCGACCAGGTATCCCTCATCGTCCACTGCCAGTGGCAGCTGCGGAAGGGGACGGGCAGCCGGACCGAAGACGACCTTGGCGTGGTCGGCGAGGTCGAAGGTCGACTGATGGCACGGGCAGAGCACGTGGTGCGTGGTGCGCTCGTAGAGGGAGATCGGGCATCCCACGTGGGTGCAGATCTTGGAGTAGCAGATGATTCCGTCGACGGTCCACTTCTCCCGGCCCTTGGCCGGGATGATGTCGTCGGGGTCCATACGGACGATGATGATCGCGCCCTTGGCCTTGTCGACCTGCTCCTGGGCGCCGTGGAGCTCCTCGTAGCCGTTCTCCTCGGTGGGGAACATGGCCTCGGGCGCCGCGTTGATCAGGTCGCCCATCTCGATCTCGCTGGCGAGGATCGGGGTGCCGACGACGTCGCGCACCAGGCGCATGCCGGGCTCCCAGATCGTGTGGGCGAGCTTGTCGATGTCGAGCTCGTCGCCGGGGGCGAGGTCGCGCAGCAGCACGACGGCCGGCAGGCCGAGCACGCCGACGGCGCCGAGCATGGTGTTGCGCACCAGCGGGCGGCGACCGATCCCGGCCTCGTCGAGGCCGGCGTTGAGCGCGGCGACGGTGGCCTCACGGTCCTCGGCGGGGGAGGCCGCCGGGTGGCGCATCTCCACCATCTCCACGTCGGACATCAGCTTGCGGGCCAGGTGGATGATGCCGATGCCGATGAGCAGCAGGGACAGGCCCAGGGTCACGCCGAGCGCCATCGTGGAGGCG is a window of Nocardioides oleivorans DNA encoding:
- a CDS encoding ubiquinol-cytochrome c reductase iron-sulfur subunit; translated protein: MSNDNTPEPHDEHLPSLPQAEPIPDPGLPAHTWRPTDVDPAAERRAERQIAGMFIAAMAFAVLFVVAYFSLSVGDNWDTFLGMGASTMALGVTLGLSLLLIGIGIIHLARKLMSDVEMVEMRHPAASPAEDREATVAALNAGLDEAGIGRRPLVRNTMLGAVGVLGLPAVVLLRDLAPGDELDIDKLAHTIWEPGMRLVRDVVGTPILASEIEMGDLINAAPEAMFPTEENGYEELHGAQEQVDKAKGAIIIVRMDPDDIIPAKGREKWTVDGIICYSKICTHVGCPISLYERTTHHVLCPCHQSTFDLADHAKVVFGPAARPLPQLPLAVDDEGYLVAQSDFTEPIGASYWEREKQ